A single genomic interval of Chlorogloeopsis sp. ULAP01 harbors:
- a CDS encoding tetratricopeptide repeat protein, with protein MAGSGEEYMIARHKKLERRKKIVTWISFVSFFGSTGFAAVSALVQAIQNPPQAQVASAAPSLQQQAQGYELVLQREPENKVALEGLVKIRLQLQDAKGAIAPLEKLVKLSPERQDYKMQLEQLKKEVGKSDRY; from the coding sequence ATGGCTGGTTCTGGGGAAGAATACATGATCGCTCGCCACAAAAAGTTAGAGCGGCGAAAAAAGATAGTAACCTGGATATCCTTTGTGTCTTTCTTTGGTTCTACAGGCTTTGCAGCAGTTTCTGCACTTGTACAGGCTATTCAAAATCCACCACAAGCTCAAGTTGCGTCTGCTGCGCCATCATTGCAGCAACAGGCACAAGGATATGAGTTGGTGTTACAAAGAGAACCAGAAAATAAAGTTGCTTTGGAGGGGTTAGTAAAAATACGGCTACAGTTGCAGGATGCGAAAGGTGCGATCGCTCCTTTGGAAAAGTTGGTGAAATTGAGTCCTGAAAGGCAAGATTACAAAATGCAATTGGAGCAGTTGAAGAAAGAAGTAGGGAAAAGCGATCGCTATTAG
- a CDS encoding glycosyltransferase, giving the protein MVSNNTLKLHLGCGGNVKEGYLNVDQYFSAQDIIQIDIFNIPLENNSVDEIFTEHMLEHLSKYEVPIALKEWARVLKPSGKLVMNLPNLEWCLQQWLIKPEEERWGWQLDTIFGLQTHPGEFHKTGFTKPHLSQLLKTAGFREININDYWSHEQSCFWVEANKGEQINEKEEVLKNSYNFSDVAIINANTHKIKQYLKTNFISIVVPWWDHSDLLEIWKQNLQYLGNLEIIFVDNGSQLTGKLELQEFCNQYNIKLIRNEENRGFSAANNQGAKAATGEYILFLNNDVEILNFPSQLLCALAGSGISGPGFMQNELGEIYIEGWAMCIKKSTLEALGGWCEDYGPGYWDDVDLCHRARLGGYSLTPVPDLHRWMQHKQNTTGRDGRLNQIALHIRNRGIFVKKHYSLHPKIVVDGVFFQLYQTGIARVWKSLLEEWANNSFGKHIIVLDRAGTAPKIPGIRYRTILAYDYANTDADREMLQQVCDEEDADLFISSYYTTPTTTPSVFMAYDMIPEVMGWDMNNPMWQEKHQAIQHASAYITISENTARDLAKFFTDIPLESVTVAYCGVKRTFSPAKPEEINTFKTKYGISKPYFILVGLGSGYKNSILFFQAFSQLATSYGFDIICTGSGGVLAPELRTYTSGSTIHMLQLDDEELTTAYSGAVALVYPSKYEGFGLPVLEAMACGCPVITCHNASIPEVVGEAAIYVKDDNVQELANALCEMQKPSIRNTLITAGLEQAKKFSWSKMADAVSTVLINTTLAPLNLKEINLIIFPDWSQPEESLSLELERVWINLAAHPDSKHITLLIETSNCDENYAEMLLSAISMNLLMQEDLDVSEGLEISLVGQLGDIQWQALLPKIKARIILEQENKQAVALTKAETLPSYNLENFCDTPSGQFFFELSQTFFQQGRWQEAINQYQKLLAIQPGDPEDYWRLSECYRQLNLVDKAFVILQEGIKLYPTDGNLHFSLIKNLQQAGRIQNAISSAITASNILPDDYTFKIYKHLIVPIIYEKQDEISFYRKRFIQGLQNLIQETSLNTDVEKKYALAGIGSLTNFYISYQAQNDIELQRQYGKLVHEIMAANYPQWVTPVSIPPLKPGNKIRIGYVSNYLHSYSGTLWLTGWLRYCDRNSFEIYCYYTGNSPDLITQQFQAHSDAFHHIPHNLEAVCQQIIADQLHILVYPEIGMDPPTMQIAGLRLAPIQCTAWGHPVTTGLPTIDYFLSSELMESENAQEHYSEKLIRLPNIGVSYPKPYIPPIIKTRSDYQLPEDAVIYLCCQAPFKYLPQYDFILAEIACRLPQAKFLFLRGGLLRERLNRAFTTVNLKYEDYCLFLTIPERLDYLMINLLSDVYLDTFTWSGGNTSLEAIACHLPIVTCPGEFMRGRHTYSFLQMIGVTDTIAQNEAEYIDIAVKLGLDSAWGNSIAKKMKERHHLLFDDKVCVEGLEAFYKQLVEESLKKSSSKHKECLQSLQNICTNIVNSRQNKKLN; this is encoded by the coding sequence ATGGTAAGCAATAATACATTAAAACTACATCTTGGATGCGGAGGCAATGTCAAGGAGGGATATCTGAATGTTGACCAATATTTTTCTGCTCAAGATATCATCCAAATAGATATTTTTAATATTCCTCTTGAAAATAATTCTGTAGATGAGATTTTTACAGAGCATATGTTAGAGCATCTCAGTAAGTATGAGGTGCCGATAGCCTTGAAAGAATGGGCAAGAGTGTTAAAGCCTAGTGGAAAATTGGTAATGAATTTACCAAATCTTGAGTGGTGTTTACAGCAATGGTTAATCAAACCGGAAGAAGAGCGTTGGGGTTGGCAATTAGATACTATTTTTGGTTTGCAAACTCATCCAGGAGAATTTCATAAAACTGGATTTACGAAACCTCATTTGTCCCAATTACTGAAAACAGCAGGTTTTAGAGAAATTAATATTAATGACTATTGGTCTCATGAACAAAGTTGTTTTTGGGTCGAAGCAAATAAAGGTGAGCAGATAAATGAAAAAGAAGAAGTGCTAAAAAATTCTTACAATTTTTCTGATGTAGCAATAATTAATGCTAACACTCACAAAATAAAACAATACTTAAAAACAAATTTTATCAGTATAGTTGTACCTTGGTGGGATCATAGTGACTTGTTAGAGATATGGAAACAGAACTTGCAATATTTAGGAAATTTAGAAATTATCTTTGTAGATAATGGCAGTCAATTAACAGGGAAATTAGAATTACAGGAATTTTGTAATCAATACAATATTAAGCTGATCCGTAACGAGGAAAATCGGGGTTTTTCTGCGGCTAATAATCAAGGTGCAAAAGCTGCAACAGGAGAATACATTCTATTCTTGAATAACGATGTAGAAATTTTAAATTTTCCATCTCAATTATTGTGTGCCTTAGCAGGGAGTGGCATCTCCGGCCCTGGTTTCATGCAAAATGAGCTAGGCGAAATATACATAGAAGGATGGGCAATGTGCATCAAAAAATCTACTCTAGAAGCTTTAGGAGGATGGTGTGAGGATTATGGTCCGGGCTATTGGGATGATGTAGATTTATGCCATAGAGCCAGATTAGGGGGATATTCTCTTACGCCAGTTCCTGATCTTCACAGATGGATGCAACATAAACAAAATACTACAGGTAGAGATGGACGACTAAATCAGATAGCATTACATATTCGTAATCGAGGAATTTTTGTTAAAAAGCATTATTCATTACATCCAAAAATCGTTGTTGATGGTGTATTTTTCCAGCTTTATCAAACAGGCATTGCTCGTGTCTGGAAATCATTACTAGAAGAATGGGCAAACAACAGCTTTGGTAAGCATATTATCGTACTCGATCGCGCTGGAACTGCTCCCAAAATTCCTGGTATTAGGTACCGTACAATACTGGCTTATGACTACGCAAACACTGATGCCGATCGGGAAATGCTACAGCAAGTTTGCGATGAAGAAGATGCAGATTTATTTATCTCTTCGTACTACACTACTCCTACTACAACACCTTCTGTGTTCATGGCATATGATATGATTCCAGAAGTAATGGGATGGGATATGAACAATCCCATGTGGCAAGAAAAACATCAGGCTATTCAACACGCATCTGCTTATATAACAATTTCAGAAAATACAGCACGTGACTTGGCAAAGTTCTTTACAGATATACCTCTAGAGTCTGTTACTGTAGCTTATTGTGGAGTGAAAAGGACTTTTTCACCAGCAAAACCTGAAGAAATTAATACTTTTAAAACAAAATATGGTATCTCAAAACCATACTTTATCTTGGTTGGGCTAGGAAGTGGTTATAAGAATAGTATTTTATTCTTCCAAGCTTTTTCTCAACTCGCGACTAGCTATGGATTTGATATTATCTGTACTGGCAGTGGAGGTGTATTAGCACCAGAGTTGAGAACCTACACATCAGGCAGTACTATTCATATGCTGCAATTAGATGATGAGGAATTAACAACAGCTTATTCTGGTGCTGTGGCATTGGTTTATCCATCTAAGTATGAAGGTTTTGGCTTGCCAGTGCTTGAGGCAATGGCTTGTGGTTGTCCTGTTATTACTTGTCATAATGCCTCAATTCCAGAAGTAGTAGGAGAAGCAGCAATTTACGTCAAGGATGATAATGTACAAGAATTGGCAAATGCACTTTGCGAGATGCAAAAGCCTAGTATTCGTAATACCTTAATTACTGCTGGTTTAGAACAAGCGAAAAAGTTTTCTTGGTCAAAAATGGCAGACGCTGTAAGCACAGTATTAATAAATACTACACTTGCGCCTCTAAATTTAAAAGAAATAAATTTAATTATTTTTCCTGATTGGTCACAGCCAGAAGAATCACTCAGTTTAGAATTAGAACGAGTGTGGATAAACCTTGCAGCTCATCCTGATAGTAAACACATTACTCTACTTATAGAGACAAGTAACTGTGATGAAAATTATGCCGAAATGTTGTTATCTGCTATAAGTATGAATCTTCTCATGCAAGAAGATTTGGATGTCAGCGAAGGATTAGAAATTTCTTTAGTGGGACAGTTGGGTGATATCCAGTGGCAGGCTTTGCTACCTAAGATTAAAGCCAGAATTATTTTGGAACAGGAAAATAAACAAGCTGTAGCGCTAACAAAAGCAGAAACTCTTCCCTCCTATAATTTAGAAAATTTTTGTGATACACCATCTGGACAGTTTTTTTTTGAGTTGAGTCAAACATTTTTCCAACAGGGAAGATGGCAAGAAGCAATTAATCAATATCAAAAACTGTTAGCAATACAACCAGGGGATCCAGAAGATTATTGGCGCTTAAGTGAGTGTTATCGACAGTTAAACTTGGTAGATAAAGCTTTTGTAATTCTTCAAGAAGGAATTAAACTTTATCCAACAGATGGAAACCTTCATTTCTCGTTAATTAAGAATTTGCAGCAGGCTGGACGAATTCAAAATGCTATCTCTAGTGCAATTACAGCTTCAAATATATTACCTGATGATTACACTTTTAAAATTTACAAACATTTAATAGTCCCCATAATCTATGAAAAACAAGATGAAATTAGTTTTTATCGGAAACGATTTATACAAGGATTGCAAAATTTAATTCAAGAAACATCTCTAAACACTGATGTAGAGAAAAAGTATGCTTTGGCAGGTATAGGTAGCCTCACAAACTTTTATATTTCCTATCAAGCTCAAAACGACATAGAGTTGCAACGCCAGTATGGAAAGTTAGTACATGAAATTATGGCAGCTAACTATCCTCAGTGGGTTACTCCTGTATCCATACCTCCCCTTAAACCTGGTAACAAAATTCGTATTGGCTACGTTTCAAATTATCTCCATTCTTACAGTGGAACGCTGTGGTTAACTGGTTGGTTGCGCTACTGCGATCGCAACTCCTTTGAAATCTACTGTTACTATACAGGAAACTCACCAGATTTAATTACGCAGCAATTTCAAGCTCACAGTGATGCTTTCCACCACATTCCCCATAATTTAGAAGCTGTTTGCCAACAAATCATAGCCGATCAACTGCACATTCTTGTCTATCCAGAAATAGGTATGGATCCGCCAACCATGCAAATAGCAGGTTTGCGGCTTGCACCTATCCAATGCACTGCTTGGGGACATCCGGTGACAACTGGCTTACCCACAATTGATTACTTTTTATCTAGCGAGTTAATGGAATCTGAAAATGCACAAGAACATTACTCAGAAAAATTAATTCGTTTGCCTAACATTGGTGTATCTTATCCGAAACCATATATCCCACCAATTATTAAAACCCGCTCAGATTATCAACTACCAGAAGACGCAGTTATCTATCTTTGTTGTCAAGCGCCTTTCAAATACCTGCCGCAATATGATTTTATTTTGGCAGAAATCGCTTGTCGGCTTCCCCAAGCAAAATTTCTATTTCTGCGTGGTGGTTTACTCCGGGAACGTTTGAACCGCGCCTTTACCACAGTCAATCTCAAATACGAAGATTACTGCTTATTTCTCACCATTCCGGAGCGGTTAGATTACCTGATGATTAATCTACTTTCCGATGTTTATCTAGATACTTTTACTTGGTCTGGAGGTAATACTAGCCTAGAAGCGATCGCTTGCCATCTTCCTATTGTCACCTGTCCAGGGGAATTTATGCGAGGTCGCCACACTTACAGTTTCCTGCAAATGATTGGAGTGACAGACACCATCGCCCAAAATGAAGCAGAATATATCGATATTGCTGTCAAATTAGGACTCGATTCAGCTTGGGGAAACAGCATTGCAAAAAAGATGAAAGAGCGTCACCATCTTCTTTTTGATGACAAAGTATGTGTTGAAGGTTTAGAAGCTTTCTATAAACAGCTTGTTGAAGAATCTTTGAAAAAAAGTTCTAGTAAGCACAAAGAGTGCTTACAAAGCTTACAAAATATATGTACGAATATCGTAAACTCACGCCAGAACAAAAAGCTGAACTAG
- a CDS encoding transposase, with product MSKGYPHHSPPHPVKDKSFYLLMVACYEHKHHMQSESRRQQLLNMIFDRFGSSGNEESSTKALTTNIKICAWVVLPNHYYLLVHLVNFNVLSELFRGIHGFTARQWNLEDNITQRKIWYRWSDRAIRSERHYYTTLNYIHYNPVKHGFVKSPYDWVESSVHWYLKAQGRQWLRDSWVQYPVQDYGSDWDNF from the coding sequence TTGAGTAAAGGCTATCCACACCATTCCCCACCACATCCAGTTAAAGATAAATCTTTTTACCTGCTGATGGTAGCCTGTTACGAACATAAACATCATATGCAATCTGAATCTCGCCGTCAGCAACTGCTAAATATGATATTTGATAGATTTGGTAGTAGTGGAAATGAAGAAAGCAGCACTAAAGCGCTTACTACGAACATAAAAATTTGTGCTTGGGTTGTTTTGCCCAATCACTATTATCTACTAGTTCATCTTGTAAATTTTAATGTTTTAAGTGAATTATTTCGTGGAATTCATGGTTTTACTGCTCGCCAATGGAATCTTGAAGACAATATTACTCAGCGAAAAATTTGGTACAGATGGAGCGATCGCGCTATTCGCTCTGAAAGACATTACTATACAACTCTTAATTATATTCATTACAACCCAGTCAAACATGGTTTTGTGAAATCACCTTATGACTGGGTAGAAAGCAGCGTTCACTGGTATTTAAAAGCTCAAGGAAGGCAATGGCTACGTGATTCTTGGGTTCAATATCCAGTACAAGATTATGGCAGCGATTGGGATAACTTTTAA
- a CDS encoding O-linked N-acetylglucosamine transferase, SPINDLY family protein has protein sequence MNVEISVNKFTNWQQQAHQHLIEGHYEQAAYLYEQGIASEPDVISHYWYLGLMLLLQGKEIEAQMTWMMPLSEDEPEKVNDWIEELIQVLQTEAERQEALEYYKVAWAIRQHMREINPDNLDNLLHIIQLSPKLDIYQDEELPLFEAAQILETSKHIKCDANLLLQILQLVLEIYPLQTSAFEFIVACIENTNNPAIITKIICDQSVIFINSLSSEKAVALCKKLLALAQTDISFLVNFANLYQNSGRNLESLEFTQRILSNSPSLVDEVAANYLTLRGLMRAGGQWQKADSAYQKYENLLGKLIESDSYVPEEHLVNLISTVAFSPYLQDEPARNHLFRNQVSKFCQERIQKQLGLFQPKKISNPIVKFVRPLKIGYISTCLRRHSVGWLSRWIFKYHDREKFQIYAYSLEGSNDNLQEFISQQISEFYDLSQTQEIIEIAELIHKNEIDVLIDLDSVTSKKVCGVMALKPAPVQVTWLGSDASGLTTIDYFIADPYVLPDSAQKYYTSTIWRLPNTYIAVDGFEVGIPTLRREQLNIPNDAVIYLSSQTPYKRHPNTVRSQIRILKEVPESYLLIKGQNEQDSMKKFFEQIAEEEGVSCSRLRFLPLVDLESVHRANLGIADVVLDTYPYNGATTTLETLWMCIPLVSRVGEQFAARNSYTMMMNAGITEGIAWTDEEYIEWGVRLGKDAGLRQQISWRLRQSRQTAPLWNAKQFTREMEKAYEQMWQRYKK, from the coding sequence ATGAACGTTGAAATATCTGTAAATAAATTTACTAATTGGCAACAGCAAGCCCATCAGCATCTGATTGAAGGACACTACGAACAAGCTGCCTATTTGTATGAGCAAGGAATAGCATCTGAACCAGATGTGATTTCACACTACTGGTATCTAGGGTTAATGCTGCTTTTACAAGGAAAAGAAATAGAAGCACAAATGACTTGGATGATGCCTTTAAGCGAGGATGAGCCAGAAAAAGTAAATGATTGGATAGAAGAACTAATACAGGTTTTGCAAACAGAAGCCGAACGGCAGGAAGCCCTTGAATATTATAAAGTAGCTTGGGCAATCAGACAGCATATGCGAGAAATTAATCCAGACAACCTGGATAACCTGCTACATATTATTCAACTATCGCCAAAACTAGACATATATCAAGATGAAGAGCTGCCCCTGTTTGAAGCAGCACAAATACTGGAGACAAGCAAACACATTAAGTGTGATGCCAATCTACTTTTGCAAATATTACAACTAGTATTAGAAATTTATCCTTTGCAAACGTCTGCTTTTGAATTTATTGTGGCCTGTATTGAAAATACTAATAATCCTGCCATCATAACAAAAATTATCTGCGATCAATCTGTTATATTTATCAACTCTTTGAGCTCAGAAAAAGCAGTAGCATTATGCAAAAAATTACTGGCTCTCGCACAAACAGATATCAGCTTTTTGGTCAATTTTGCCAACCTCTATCAAAATTCAGGTAGAAACCTGGAAAGCCTAGAATTTACTCAACGTATTCTTAGTAATTCTCCCTCTTTAGTAGATGAAGTAGCAGCTAATTATCTAACACTAAGAGGTTTGATGCGAGCAGGTGGACAGTGGCAAAAAGCTGACTCTGCATATCAAAAATATGAAAATTTACTGGGTAAGTTAATTGAATCTGATAGCTATGTACCTGAAGAGCATTTAGTAAATTTAATTAGTACCGTGGCCTTTTCTCCTTATTTACAAGATGAACCTGCTAGAAACCATCTCTTTCGCAATCAGGTAAGTAAATTTTGTCAGGAGCGTATCCAAAAACAATTAGGATTATTCCAACCAAAGAAAATATCTAACCCCATTGTTAAGTTTGTTAGACCTTTAAAAATTGGTTATATATCTACCTGCTTGCGTCGGCATTCTGTTGGTTGGCTATCACGCTGGATTTTTAAATATCACGACCGAGAAAAATTTCAAATTTACGCTTATTCTTTAGAAGGCAGCAATGACAATTTGCAAGAATTTATTTCTCAACAAATCTCAGAGTTTTATGATTTGTCCCAAACTCAAGAAATTATCGAAATTGCTGAACTTATTCATAAAAACGAAATTGACGTACTAATTGATTTAGATAGTGTGACTTCTAAAAAAGTTTGTGGAGTCATGGCATTAAAACCAGCTCCGGTTCAAGTCACTTGGCTTGGTTCTGATGCTTCAGGATTGACAACCATAGATTATTTTATTGCCGATCCATATGTTTTACCTGATTCTGCGCAGAAATATTACACTTCAACTATTTGGCGTTTGCCTAATACTTACATTGCTGTAGATGGGTTTGAAGTTGGTATTCCTACGTTACGTAGAGAACAATTAAATATTCCTAACGATGCAGTGATTTATTTAAGTAGTCAAACACCCTATAAGCGTCATCCAAATACAGTGCGATCGCAAATAAGAATTCTTAAGGAAGTACCTGAGAGCTATCTACTGATTAAAGGGCAAAACGAGCAAGATTCAATGAAAAAATTTTTTGAGCAAATTGCTGAAGAAGAGGGAGTAAGTTGCTCAAGGCTGCGATTTCTACCACTAGTAGATTTAGAGTCAGTTCATCGCGCTAATCTAGGAATTGCGGATGTGGTATTAGACACTTATCCCTACAATGGCGCGACAACAACCCTAGAAACCCTCTGGATGTGCATTCCCTTAGTATCACGAGTAGGTGAACAATTTGCGGCTCGTAATAGCTACACCATGATGATGAATGCAGGTATTACAGAAGGCATTGCTTGGACGGATGAAGAGTATATAGAGTGGGGTGTGCGCTTGGGTAAAGATGCTGGTTTAAGACAGCAGATTTCTTGGAGATTAAGGCAATCACGGCAAACGGCACCGCTATGGAATGCAAAGCAGTTTACTCGTGAGATGGAGAAGGCTTACGAACAGATGTGGCAAAGATATAAGAAATAA
- a CDS encoding type IV pilin-like G/H family protein, with protein MKSELKAKFLQHILNKKKEDEGFTLIELLVVIIIIGILSAIALPAFLNQANKARSSEAKTYVGSINRAQQAYILENPNFVTTQAQFTNLQLGIKSQTENYVYTIAALGTVGATAKALPTTAAANPAVLKGYVGNVVVGQTAGAGNGEGTTMANLCETLNPVKQGDTLADGAPVGSPPTSINCDTGTQKEVK; from the coding sequence ATGAAAAGCGAACTGAAAGCCAAGTTTTTACAACACATTCTTAATAAAAAGAAAGAAGATGAAGGTTTCACCCTGATTGAACTACTGGTAGTAATTATTATCATCGGTATTCTCTCAGCTATTGCACTGCCTGCGTTCTTAAACCAAGCTAACAAAGCCCGTTCTTCGGAAGCAAAAACCTACGTTGGTTCCATCAACCGCGCTCAACAAGCTTATATTTTGGAAAATCCAAACTTTGTTACCACTCAAGCTCAGTTTACCAATCTGCAACTGGGTATCAAGTCACAAACAGAAAACTACGTTTACACCATAGCTGCCCTCGGTACAGTAGGTGCAACTGCTAAAGCCCTACCAACAACTGCTGCCGCGAACCCTGCTGTTTTGAAAGGCTACGTTGGTAACGTTGTGGTTGGACAAACAGCTGGTGCAGGAAATGGGGAAGGAACCACAATGGCTAATTTGTGCGAAACTCTCAACCCTGTAAAACAGGGCGATACCTTGGCTGATGGAGCACCTGTAGGAAGTCCTCCTACTAGTATTAATTGTGATACAGGTACCCAAAAAGAGGTTAAGTAA
- a CDS encoding Uma2 family endonuclease: protein MSLTIADLEQLQSEHPEWRMELVEGNIIVMGPSDYESEEITTRLTTFLNNWVMSRKLGRVTGSSAGFILPSMEEGDSEKRNLRAPDVSFVRADRLKKSKRDFVELVPDLVVEVKSKSDRIKPLEEKIQLFLQLGSTVGILIDPDQLTVTVYRLNQAPVVLHNGDTLTLPDVLPGWELAISDLWPPEFE from the coding sequence ATGTCCCTTACCATTGCAGATTTAGAGCAACTACAAAGCGAACATCCAGAATGGCGGATGGAACTGGTAGAAGGGAACATCATAGTTATGGGGCCATCAGATTACGAGTCAGAGGAAATCACTACTCGGTTGACTACCTTCTTGAATAACTGGGTAATGTCGCGCAAATTAGGGCGAGTAACTGGTTCTAGCGCAGGCTTTATTCTGCCGAGTATGGAAGAGGGCGACTCAGAAAAAAGAAATTTGCGTGCGCCTGATGTTTCTTTTGTGCGGGCTGACAGACTAAAAAAGAGCAAGCGCGACTTTGTAGAGTTAGTTCCAGATCTAGTGGTAGAAGTCAAATCCAAATCAGACAGAATTAAACCGCTTGAAGAGAAAATTCAATTATTCTTACAACTCGGCTCTACAGTTGGGATACTAATTGATCCTGACCAATTGACAGTAACAGTTTACCGACTCAACCAAGCTCCAGTTGTATTGCACAATGGAGACACACTCACGTTACCAGATGTGCTACCAGGTTGGGAATTGGCAATATCAGACCTATGGCCACCTGAATTTGAGTAA
- the trxB gene encoding thioredoxin-disulfide reductase: MTNPKVENVVIVGSGPAGYTAAIYAGRANLKPVVFEGFQAGGLPGGQLMTTTEVENFPGFPQGITGPELMDQMKAQAERWGAELYTEDVVEVDLSQRPFTVRSEEREFKTHSLIIATGATAKRLGLPCEGQFWSRGISACAICDGATPIFHGAELAVVGGGDSAAEEAIYLTKYGSKVNLLVRSEKMRASKAMQDRVLSNPKIHVHWNTEPVDIFGNGHMEGVKIRNSKTGEEGELHVKGLFYAIGHTPNTSLFKGQVELDEVGYIVTKPGSPETSVEGVFAAGDVQDHEYRQAITAAGSGCMAAMLAERWLSSNGLIQEFHQVSQTPDNDLQSQPTDNRTPSDTEFDINRTRYEGGYALRKLFHESDRLLIVKYVSPGCGPCHTLKPILNKVVDEFDGKIHFVEVDIDKDRDIAENAGITGTPTVQFFKNKELVKELKGVKPKSEYRQLVESNLS; this comes from the coding sequence ATGACCAACCCAAAAGTAGAAAATGTGGTAATTGTAGGTTCTGGCCCGGCAGGTTACACAGCAGCCATCTACGCGGGACGTGCTAACCTCAAGCCAGTGGTATTTGAGGGCTTCCAAGCCGGAGGATTGCCTGGTGGACAGCTCATGACAACGACTGAAGTAGAGAATTTTCCCGGCTTCCCGCAAGGAATTACAGGCCCCGAATTGATGGATCAGATGAAAGCTCAGGCGGAACGTTGGGGTGCTGAACTATATACAGAGGATGTTGTTGAAGTTGACTTAAGCCAGCGTCCATTTACTGTTCGCTCTGAAGAACGGGAATTTAAAACCCATAGTTTAATTATTGCCACAGGTGCAACTGCAAAACGATTGGGACTACCTTGTGAGGGGCAATTTTGGAGCCGGGGTATTTCTGCTTGTGCGATTTGCGACGGTGCTACACCGATTTTCCACGGGGCTGAATTGGCTGTCGTGGGTGGTGGCGACTCGGCAGCAGAAGAAGCAATTTACCTTACTAAGTATGGCTCTAAGGTGAATTTGCTGGTGCGCTCCGAGAAGATGCGGGCTTCTAAAGCTATGCAAGACCGTGTTTTAAGTAACCCTAAAATCCACGTGCATTGGAACACTGAACCTGTGGATATATTTGGTAACGGCCATATGGAAGGGGTGAAAATCCGCAACAGTAAAACTGGTGAAGAAGGCGAACTGCACGTTAAAGGATTATTCTACGCGATCGGTCACACTCCTAATACCTCTTTATTCAAGGGGCAAGTCGAATTGGATGAAGTGGGTTACATTGTTACCAAGCCCGGTTCTCCAGAAACAAGCGTAGAGGGTGTTTTTGCCGCTGGTGACGTGCAGGATCATGAGTATCGTCAAGCGATTACTGCTGCGGGTAGTGGCTGTATGGCAGCAATGTTGGCAGAACGCTGGTTGTCGTCGAATGGGTTGATCCAAGAGTTTCATCAGGTGTCGCAAACTCCAGATAATGATTTGCAGTCTCAGCCAACTGACAACAGAACTCCCTCTGACACGGAATTTGATATTAATAGGACACGCTATGAGGGAGGTTATGCCCTCAGGAAGCTTTTCCACGAAAGCGATCGCCTACTCATAGTCAAATACGTCTCTCCTGGATGCGGCCCTTGCCACACTCTCAAGCCAATATTAAATAAGGTAGTGGATGAATTTGATGGCAAAATCCACTTTGTGGAAGTTGACATCGACAAAGACCGAGATATTGCCGAAAATGCAGGCATTACAGGAACACCAACAGTTCAGTTCTTTAAAAATAAGGAACTAGTGAAAGAACTTAAAGGCGTCAAACCCAAGAGCGAATATCGTCAGTTGGTGGAAAGTAATTTGTCATAG